In a genomic window of Arthrobacter woluwensis:
- a CDS encoding RNB domain-containing ribonuclease has product MTNTWIPSGAPGVQDGLAEALTALREELEVPRAFPPEVLEETERAIRAHVLPDQDRTDVEFVTIDPASSTDLDQALFIERHEDGYTVYYAIADVPSFVAPGGALDAECRRRGLTLYAPDGRIPLHPEAISEDAGSLLPDVDRSAFLWEFTLDSTAAVVNATVHRARVRSRAKLSYQGVQEAIDGGTASECLQLLKEVGLKRIELERLRGGASLKLPAQVVEQDPESGAYRLLTEVPLPVEDWNAQISLMTGMAAADLMVRGSVGILRTMPSPDARSLETFERQTAALGKPWSADGPDGMSYGEYLRTLDPSQPKDLAIVHAAAALFRGAGYVAFDGEVPEDTVQAAIAAPYSHATAPLRRLVDRWVLVICEALSQGTEVPGWARESLSQVPDLMKAAEQRSSRLDRAAIDTVEAAVMLPRLGEVFDAVVISTGNGKNATAPVATVQLLDPAVSARCTGAMEPGTRVRVRLDAADVKGRSVTFSLVEEASPAAAAG; this is encoded by the coding sequence GTGACGAACACATGGATCCCCAGTGGCGCCCCAGGAGTTCAGGACGGTCTCGCGGAGGCGCTCACCGCGCTCCGCGAAGAACTCGAAGTCCCCCGGGCCTTCCCGCCCGAGGTCCTTGAGGAGACCGAGCGTGCCATCCGCGCCCACGTGCTTCCGGACCAGGACCGCACCGACGTGGAGTTCGTGACCATCGACCCGGCGTCGTCCACGGATCTGGACCAGGCCCTCTTCATCGAGCGTCATGAGGACGGGTACACCGTCTACTACGCGATCGCGGACGTGCCCTCGTTCGTCGCGCCGGGCGGGGCGCTGGACGCCGAATGCCGTCGTCGCGGGCTCACCCTGTACGCTCCCGACGGCCGGATCCCGCTCCATCCGGAAGCGATCTCCGAGGATGCCGGCAGCCTGCTGCCCGACGTCGACCGGTCCGCCTTCCTCTGGGAGTTCACGCTCGACTCCACCGCCGCCGTCGTGAACGCCACGGTCCACCGGGCCCGCGTCCGCTCGCGCGCCAAGCTGAGCTACCAGGGCGTGCAGGAGGCGATCGACGGCGGCACCGCGAGCGAATGCCTGCAGCTCCTCAAAGAGGTGGGTCTGAAACGGATCGAGCTCGAACGCCTCCGGGGCGGCGCCTCCTTGAAGCTCCCGGCCCAGGTGGTGGAGCAGGACCCGGAGAGCGGCGCGTACCGCCTCCTCACCGAAGTCCCCCTTCCCGTGGAGGACTGGAACGCCCAGATCTCCCTGATGACCGGCATGGCGGCCGCGGATCTGATGGTGCGCGGCTCGGTGGGCATCCTGCGGACCATGCCCTCTCCGGACGCGCGCTCGCTGGAGACCTTCGAACGCCAGACCGCCGCGCTCGGCAAACCGTGGAGCGCCGACGGCCCGGACGGCATGAGCTACGGCGAGTACCTGAGGACACTGGACCCCTCTCAGCCGAAGGATCTCGCGATCGTCCATGCGGCGGCAGCGCTCTTCCGCGGCGCGGGCTACGTCGCGTTCGACGGCGAGGTCCCCGAGGACACCGTCCAGGCCGCCATTGCGGCGCCCTACTCGCACGCGACCGCGCCATTGCGCCGTCTGGTCGACCGCTGGGTGCTCGTGATCTGCGAAGCGCTCAGCCAGGGCACCGAGGTCCCGGGGTGGGCCAGGGAGAGCCTGTCTCAGGTGCCGGATCTCATGAAGGCGGCCGAGCAGCGCTCGTCCCGCTTGGACCGTGCCGCGATCGACACCGTCGAAGCCGCCGTGATGCTGCCCCGCCTGGGCGAGGTCTTCGACGCCGTGGTCATCTCCACCGGCAACGGGAAGAACGCCACCGCGCCGGTCGCCACGGTCCAGCTGCTCGACCCAGCGGTCTCGGCTCGCTGCACCGGCGCCATGGAACCCGGGACGCGGGTCAGGGTCCGGCTGGACGCCGCGGACGTCAAGGGCCGCTCAGTCACCTTCAGCCTGGTCGAGGAGGCCTCACCGGCCGCTGCCGCGGGGTGA
- the thiE gene encoding thiamine phosphate synthase, producing MGNRAIATPSLAAARLYVCTDSRAERGDFADFVDAAYSGGVDIIQLRDKKIEAAEELELLTVLREAAERHGKLWAVNDRADIARLSGSPVLHVGQKDLPLPAARSLLNDDVLLGLSSHAPEQVDAALAAAARGETDYFCAGPLWATPTKPGRAGVGLDLVRYADSTGTSVPWFAIGGIDHSNVAQVVEAGARRVVVVRAVTEASDPADAARRLLAELPDA from the coding sequence ATGGGTAATCGAGCAATTGCGACACCATCCCTCGCCGCCGCACGGCTGTACGTCTGCACGGATTCGCGCGCGGAACGAGGGGACTTCGCGGACTTCGTGGACGCCGCGTACTCGGGCGGGGTGGACATCATCCAGCTGCGGGACAAGAAGATCGAAGCGGCCGAGGAACTGGAACTCCTCACGGTGCTCCGGGAGGCCGCCGAACGCCATGGGAAGCTCTGGGCTGTGAATGACCGGGCCGACATCGCTCGCCTGTCCGGCAGCCCGGTGCTGCACGTGGGCCAGAAGGACCTGCCGCTGCCTGCCGCGCGTTCTCTGCTGAACGACGACGTCCTGCTCGGCCTCTCGAGCCACGCGCCGGAGCAGGTGGACGCCGCCCTCGCTGCCGCGGCCCGCGGCGAGACCGACTACTTCTGCGCAGGGCCGCTCTGGGCGACGCCGACCAAGCCCGGCCGCGCCGGGGTGGGTCTCGATCTGGTCCGGTACGCGGACTCGACCGGGACCTCCGTGCCGTGGTTCGCCATCGGCGGCATCGATCACAGCAACGTGGCCCAGGTGGTCGAGGCCGGGGCGCGGCGCGTGGTGGTGGTCCGCGCCGTCACCGAGGCCTCGGACCCCGCGGACGCCGCCCGGCGCCTGCTGGCGGAGCTTCCCGACGCCTGA
- a CDS encoding DEAD/DEAH box helicase, translated as MSETHSHEVLVDTSGTESVEPEETITTTAEPHAEVQKTFADFGVRAEIVDSLAQAGIIHPFPIQALTLPVALGGHDIIGQAKTGTGKTLGFGVPALERIVTSDDPKYSKLQVPGAPQALVIVPTRELAVQVANDLATASRLHQVRIATIYGGRAYEPQIEALQNGIDLVVGTPGRLIDLYKQRHLNLSNIKIVILDEADEMLDLGFLPDVETLMAATPAGTRQTMLFSATMPGPVIAMARRYMTRPTHIRAADPDDEGLTKRDIRQLVYRAHALDKIEVVARILQARGRGRTVIFTKTKRTAAKVAEELVDRGFAAAALHGDLGQGAREQALRAFRNNKVDVLVATDVAARGIDVDDVTHVINYQCVEDEKIYLHRVGRTGRAGNKGTAVTFVDWEDMPRWGLINKALGLDFAEPVETYSSSAHLYTDLDIPEGTKGRLPRDKRVLAGVDAEVLEDLGETGKRVAKRPSSSSRGDRQGGGERRSGGQRSEGASGDAEGRRRRTRQPAAETTEAPAAEKKSDDDSRRRRPRNRTRRRNGEVVAREAGAPAQES; from the coding sequence GTGAGCGAAACCCACAGTCATGAAGTCCTGGTCGACACCAGCGGCACCGAGAGTGTCGAGCCGGAGGAGACCATCACCACCACGGCGGAACCGCACGCCGAGGTCCAGAAGACCTTCGCGGACTTCGGCGTCCGCGCCGAGATCGTCGATTCCCTGGCCCAGGCCGGAATCATCCACCCCTTCCCCATCCAGGCGCTGACGCTCCCCGTCGCGCTCGGCGGGCACGACATCATCGGCCAGGCGAAGACCGGCACGGGCAAGACCCTCGGCTTCGGCGTCCCGGCGCTGGAACGCATCGTGACCAGCGATGACCCGAAGTACTCGAAGCTGCAGGTCCCGGGCGCTCCGCAGGCCCTCGTGATCGTCCCGACCCGTGAGCTCGCCGTGCAGGTCGCCAACGACCTCGCCACCGCCAGCCGCCTGCACCAGGTCCGGATCGCCACCATCTATGGCGGCCGCGCGTATGAGCCGCAGATCGAGGCCCTTCAGAACGGCATCGACCTGGTGGTCGGCACCCCGGGCCGCCTGATCGACCTCTACAAGCAGCGCCACCTGAACCTCTCCAACATCAAGATCGTGATCCTGGACGAGGCCGACGAGATGCTGGACCTCGGCTTCCTGCCGGACGTCGAGACGCTGATGGCCGCCACCCCGGCGGGCACGCGCCAGACCATGCTCTTCTCCGCCACCATGCCCGGGCCGGTCATCGCCATGGCCCGCCGGTACATGACGCGCCCCACCCACATCCGCGCGGCCGACCCCGATGACGAAGGTCTGACCAAGCGGGACATCCGCCAGCTGGTGTACCGCGCCCACGCTCTCGACAAGATCGAGGTCGTCGCCCGCATCCTGCAGGCACGGGGCCGCGGCCGCACCGTCATCTTCACCAAGACCAAGCGCACCGCCGCGAAGGTGGCAGAGGAGCTCGTGGACCGCGGGTTCGCCGCCGCCGCTCTGCACGGTGACCTGGGCCAGGGCGCCCGCGAACAGGCCCTGCGGGCCTTCCGCAACAACAAGGTGGACGTCCTCGTGGCCACCGACGTCGCGGCCCGCGGCATCGACGTCGACGACGTCACCCACGTCATCAACTACCAGTGCGTCGAAGACGAGAAGATCTACCTCCACCGCGTGGGCCGCACGGGCCGTGCCGGCAACAAGGGCACCGCCGTGACTTTTGTGGACTGGGAGGACATGCCCCGCTGGGGCCTCATCAACAAGGCTCTGGGGCTGGACTTCGCCGAGCCCGTGGAGACCTATTCCTCCTCCGCGCACCTCTACACGGATCTGGACATCCCGGAGGGCACCAAGGGCCGCCTGCCCCGGGACAAGCGCGTTCTGGCCGGTGTGGACGCCGAGGTCCTCGAGGATCTGGGCGAGACCGGCAAGCGCGTGGCCAAGCGCCCGTCGTCCTCCTCCCGCGGTGACCGTCAGGGCGGCGGCGAGCGCCGCTCCGGTGGCCAGCGCAGCGAGGGGGCGTCCGGGGATGCCGAGGGCCGCCGTCGTCGGACGCGTCAGCCTGCCGCGGAGACCACCGAAGCGCCTGCCGCCGAGAAGAAGAGCGACGACGACTCCCGTCGCCGCCGCCCGCGCAACCGCACCCGCCGCCGCAACGGCGAGGTCGTGGCCCGCGAGGCCGGCGCCCCCGCCCAGGAATCCTGA
- a CDS encoding DUF805 domain-containing protein, which produces MSQPPNHPGDTPPMTGTQPSQPGPQPVQPGAGVPVPPDTAPGYSQQYPQQYPQAYPQPHPQGGLAWQTPAWQAPGWGQPVPFVPRPRVGFVDAIKSGFRNYATFNGRAVNSEFWWWFVFEYLVLGILGYVAYFFLFAGIMTSLGGALSTSSRRGYRSPETDFIWSAPLVAGIVLGILFLIVALALLIPGLALRVRRLHDAGYSGWFVLLSLVPFGSVVVLALLAMESSPEGMKYGY; this is translated from the coding sequence ATGAGCCAGCCTCCGAACCACCCCGGCGACACCCCTCCCATGACCGGCACGCAGCCGTCGCAGCCCGGCCCCCAGCCGGTCCAGCCTGGCGCGGGCGTCCCGGTCCCACCGGACACCGCGCCGGGGTACTCACAGCAGTACCCGCAGCAGTACCCCCAGGCCTACCCGCAGCCTCATCCGCAGGGCGGTCTCGCCTGGCAGACTCCCGCGTGGCAGGCGCCGGGATGGGGTCAGCCCGTCCCGTTCGTGCCACGCCCCCGCGTCGGGTTCGTGGACGCCATCAAGTCCGGCTTCCGCAACTACGCCACGTTCAACGGCCGTGCGGTCAACTCCGAGTTCTGGTGGTGGTTCGTCTTCGAGTACCTGGTGCTCGGGATCCTCGGCTATGTGGCGTACTTCTTCCTGTTCGCCGGCATCATGACGTCGCTGGGCGGGGCGCTGTCGACGTCGTCCCGACGCGGTTACCGCAGTCCGGAGACCGACTTCATCTGGAGTGCTCCGCTGGTGGCCGGAATCGTTCTGGGCATCCTCTTCCTCATCGTGGCACTGGCGCTTCTGATCCCCGGGCTCGCTCTGCGGGTCCGCCGTCTGCACGACGCCGGTTACAGCGGCTGGTTCGTCCTGCTGAGCCTCGTGCCGTTCGGCTCGGTGGTCGTGCTGGCGCTCCTTGCCATGGAAAGCAGTCCCGAAGGCATGAAGTACGGATATTGA
- the thiS gene encoding sulfur carrier protein ThiS, which translates to MNITVNGEQRAVGEDATVAVLVSQVTGREILADGRAADGRRVGMAVARNATVIPRSLWSGTALEDGDELELVTAVQGG; encoded by the coding sequence ATGAACATCACGGTGAACGGCGAACAGCGCGCCGTGGGGGAGGACGCCACCGTGGCGGTCCTGGTCTCTCAGGTGACGGGTCGCGAGATCCTGGCCGATGGACGGGCCGCGGACGGACGCCGCGTCGGGATGGCCGTGGCCCGGAACGCCACCGTGATCCCGCGGAGCCTGTGGTCCGGGACCGCGCTGGAAGACGGCGATGAACTGGAACTCGTGACCGCGGTGCAGGGAGGCTGA
- a CDS encoding DUF805 domain-containing protein encodes MTQQPDWQNNNGGQPQQQPQQPPQQPSYGQQPPQAPQYGAPQAPQAPQYGQQQPYGQQGYQQQPSSPYGQPAYSGGLYPPYVPRPSVGFSQAIKMGFANYANFKGRASRSEFWWWYLFQALVAGIPVAIGYGLFIGGIVSQSAYSDSSTGYTSSSDVTFTGAMVFGIILLILGGLISLALLVPFIAVAWRRLHDAGFPGPMFFLTFIPYVGGIILIVLCAMPSKPEGMKYEVQ; translated from the coding sequence ATGACGCAACAACCCGATTGGCAGAACAACAACGGCGGCCAGCCGCAGCAGCAGCCGCAGCAGCCGCCGCAGCAGCCGTCCTACGGCCAGCAGCCTCCTCAGGCACCCCAGTACGGGGCCCCTCAGGCGCCGCAGGCTCCTCAGTACGGCCAGCAGCAGCCTTACGGCCAGCAGGGCTACCAGCAGCAGCCCTCCAGCCCCTACGGCCAGCCCGCCTATAGCGGCGGCCTCTACCCGCCGTACGTCCCGCGCCCGAGCGTCGGGTTCTCGCAGGCCATCAAGATGGGCTTCGCCAACTACGCGAACTTCAAGGGCCGCGCCAGCCGGAGTGAGTTCTGGTGGTGGTACCTCTTCCAGGCACTGGTGGCGGGCATTCCGGTAGCCATCGGCTACGGTCTGTTCATTGGTGGGATCGTCTCCCAGTCCGCCTACTCGGACTCCTCGACCGGTTACACGTCCTCCTCGGACGTCACTTTCACGGGAGCGATGGTGTTCGGCATCATCCTCCTGATCCTCGGTGGCCTCATCAGCCTGGCTCTGCTGGTGCCGTTCATCGCCGTCGCGTGGCGCCGTCTGCATGACGCAGGCTTCCCCGGCCCGATGTTCTTTCTCACGTTCATCCCGTACGTGGGTGGCATCATCCTCATCGTGCTGTGTGCCATGCCCAGCAAGCCCGAGGGCATGAAGTACGAAGTCCAGTAG
- the thiO gene encoding glycine oxidase ThiO, with amino-acid sequence MEQEPADVAVIGAGIVGLGIAWTLLRSGRRVTLIDPAPAQGATFAAAGMLAPVSEYHYQEEALLGLTLESAALWEDFAAPFGPLNGHRTTPTLVVGFDAADRAALADLQAAQQAHGLEVQTVSLREARRMEPLLSPQLSGAFLTPSDHQVDPRVLHAVMLEAFRRDGGTVLTERADALHWSADDDGGSTAGRVTGVLLASGRVVTADEVVVANGLASPELRGLPEGLDLPLRPVHGDILRLRVPERLRPFLSATVRGSVRGLPVYLVPRDDGTVVIGATQREDGQAGVSAGGVHQLLRDAQQLVPAVAELELEEITARARPGTPDNAPLLGRVAAAGSGEVAGLVIATGFFRHGVLLTPVAARAVLDLLDGHSDGRWAAFRPDRFSPGLLKENTVEAHA; translated from the coding sequence ATGGAGCAGGAGCCGGCGGACGTCGCGGTGATCGGCGCGGGCATCGTGGGCCTGGGGATCGCCTGGACGCTGCTGCGCTCCGGCCGCCGCGTGACCCTGATCGACCCGGCGCCCGCACAGGGCGCGACCTTCGCCGCCGCCGGCATGCTGGCCCCGGTGAGCGAATACCACTATCAGGAGGAAGCCCTCCTCGGACTGACGCTGGAATCGGCGGCGCTCTGGGAGGATTTCGCCGCCCCCTTCGGACCCCTCAACGGCCACCGGACGACGCCGACCCTCGTGGTGGGCTTCGACGCGGCCGACCGTGCCGCGCTCGCCGACCTGCAGGCGGCGCAGCAGGCGCACGGCCTTGAGGTTCAGACGGTGTCGCTGCGCGAGGCGCGTCGGATGGAGCCTCTGCTCTCGCCCCAGCTGTCCGGCGCGTTCCTCACCCCGAGTGACCATCAGGTGGATCCGCGGGTCCTGCACGCCGTGATGCTGGAGGCCTTCCGACGCGACGGCGGGACGGTGCTGACCGAGCGCGCGGATGCGCTGCATTGGTCGGCGGACGACGACGGCGGCTCCACGGCGGGCCGGGTGACGGGGGTCCTGCTCGCCTCGGGCCGTGTCGTGACCGCGGACGAGGTCGTCGTGGCGAACGGCCTGGCATCGCCCGAACTGCGAGGGCTTCCCGAGGGGCTCGACCTGCCGCTGCGCCCGGTGCACGGGGACATCCTGCGCCTGCGGGTCCCGGAACGCCTGCGGCCTTTCCTCTCCGCGACGGTGCGCGGCTCGGTCCGTGGCCTCCCCGTCTACCTCGTGCCCCGCGACGACGGCACCGTTGTCATCGGAGCGACCCAGCGCGAGGACGGGCAGGCCGGAGTGTCGGCGGGCGGTGTGCACCAGCTGCTCCGGGACGCACAGCAGCTGGTCCCCGCAGTCGCGGAGCTCGAACTCGAGGAGATCACTGCCCGGGCGCGGCCCGGGACACCGGACAACGCGCCACTGCTCGGGCGGGTCGCCGCGGCAGGCAGCGGCGAGGTGGCGGGTCTAGTCATCGCCACGGGATTCTTCCGGCACGGCGTCCTGCTGACGCCGGTGGCGGCCCGGGCGGTCCTGGACCTGCTCGACGGACACTCCGACGGGCGCTGGGCGGCCTTCCGGCCCGACCGGTTCAGCCCGGGACTTCTGAAGGAGAACACAGTGGAGGCGCACGCATGA
- a CDS encoding DUF805 domain-containing protein — translation MTNQPESQQPQPQQPPVPPQRPQNAPTQGAPAQPGQGQQQGQPQQYGQQQYGQQNWNQPQQYGQGGQQPQQYGQQPQQYNQQQYNQQQYGQGQPTQQQGYPQQGQYQHTGQHQQYGQQPAAQYQQAAQAAPQQYGQASGSYAQQAYGQQQPVYGGQSAAASGPLDPGASLGFMAAIKTVFRKYATFTGRAGRQEFWWWFVFVAVIAVVLSTLAAIFFGTGLSQAVANGDYTEIPGTGQAQVNTNALMIIGFIFWGIAGLFSLAVIVPTAAVGARRLHDANFSAWFLLLYLVPIGNLVLLFLWAQAPKPEGARFDASF, via the coding sequence ATGACGAATCAGCCCGAGTCCCAGCAGCCGCAGCCTCAGCAGCCGCCGGTTCCCCCGCAGCGCCCCCAGAACGCACCGACCCAGGGTGCGCCGGCTCAGCCGGGCCAGGGACAGCAGCAGGGGCAGCCGCAGCAGTACGGCCAGCAGCAGTATGGCCAGCAGAACTGGAACCAGCCGCAGCAGTACGGCCAGGGTGGACAGCAGCCCCAGCAGTACGGGCAGCAGCCTCAGCAGTACAACCAGCAGCAGTACAACCAACAGCAGTACGGCCAGGGCCAGCCCACGCAGCAGCAGGGTTACCCGCAGCAGGGCCAGTACCAGCACACCGGCCAGCACCAGCAGTACGGTCAGCAGCCGGCCGCCCAGTATCAGCAGGCCGCCCAGGCTGCGCCGCAGCAGTACGGCCAGGCGAGTGGATCGTATGCCCAGCAGGCGTACGGTCAGCAGCAGCCCGTCTACGGTGGCCAGTCCGCCGCGGCGTCGGGCCCCCTGGACCCGGGCGCAAGCCTCGGCTTCATGGCGGCCATCAAGACCGTGTTCCGGAAATACGCCACCTTCACCGGCCGGGCGGGCCGTCAGGAATTCTGGTGGTGGTTCGTCTTCGTGGCCGTGATCGCGGTGGTTCTCAGCACCCTTGCGGCGATCTTCTTCGGCACCGGTCTGTCGCAGGCGGTCGCCAACGGTGACTACACGGAGATCCCGGGCACCGGCCAGGCCCAGGTGAACACCAATGCCCTGATGATCATCGGTTTCATCTTCTGGGGCATCGCGGGGCTGTTCTCGCTGGCGGTGATCGTGCCGACCGCGGCCGTCGGGGCTCGCCGTCTGCACGACGCCAACTTCAGCGCCTGGTTCCTGCTCCTTTACCTCGTGCCGATCGGCAACCTGGTGCTCCTGTTCCTGTGGGCTCAGGCTCCCAAGCCCGAAGGCGCGCGCTTCGACGCGAGTTTCTGA
- a CDS encoding DNA-methyltransferase, giving the protein MARTAEQLWQPDGGNLVVQADNAGFLPTLPDDSFTLIYIDPPFNTGRTQRRQQTTMVRSAEGEGDRIGFQGRSYQTLRGDLHRYDDAFEDYWAFLEPRLREAWRLLAPDGTLYLHLDYREVHYAKVMLDAIFGRECFLNEIIWAYDYGARARRRWPAKHDNILVYVKDPEAYHFDASEVDREPYMAPGLVTEEKRQRGKLPTDVWWHTIVSPTGKEKTGYPTQKPEGLLRRMVMASTRPGDWCLDFFAGSGTLGAVAAKTGRRFICVDENPSAVSVMATRLADSATVHTLG; this is encoded by the coding sequence ATGGCCCGGACCGCTGAACAGCTCTGGCAGCCGGACGGCGGGAACCTGGTGGTCCAAGCGGACAACGCCGGGTTCCTGCCGACCCTGCCGGATGACTCGTTCACGCTCATCTACATCGATCCCCCGTTCAACACGGGTCGCACCCAGCGCCGCCAGCAGACCACCATGGTCCGCAGCGCGGAGGGCGAAGGTGACCGGATCGGCTTTCAGGGACGGTCGTACCAGACGCTGCGGGGGGACCTGCACCGCTATGACGACGCCTTCGAGGACTACTGGGCATTCCTGGAGCCCCGGCTGCGGGAGGCATGGCGTCTCCTGGCGCCGGACGGAACGCTGTACTTGCACCTGGACTACCGCGAGGTGCACTACGCCAAGGTGATGCTCGACGCGATCTTCGGGCGGGAGTGCTTCCTCAACGAGATCATCTGGGCCTACGACTACGGCGCCCGTGCCCGTCGCCGCTGGCCCGCCAAGCACGACAACATCCTGGTCTACGTCAAAGACCCGGAGGCGTATCACTTCGACGCGTCCGAGGTGGACCGCGAACCGTACATGGCCCCTGGCCTCGTGACCGAGGAGAAGCGCCAGCGCGGGAAGCTGCCCACGGACGTCTGGTGGCACACGATCGTCTCCCCCACCGGCAAGGAGAAGACGGGCTACCCGACGCAGAAGCCGGAGGGTCTCCTGCGCCGCATGGTCATGGCGTCCACCCGGCCGGGCGACTGGTGCCTGGATTTCTTCGCGGGTTCGGGAACCCTCGGGGCGGTGGCCGCGAAGACCGGCCGGCGCTTCATCTGCGTGGACGAGAACCCGTCCGCCGTGTCCGTCATGGCAACCCGCCTCGCGGACTCCGCCACGGTGCATACGCTGGGCTGA
- a CDS encoding thiazole synthase produces MTEILQDQRLDPLVVDGVELGSRLIMGTGGAPSLDGLGAALVASGTELTTVAMRRYSPAQSGSLFQLLVDQGIRVLPNTAGCFTARDAVLTAELAREALETDWVKLEVIADEHTLLPDAVELVDATEQLVSRGFKVFAYTNDDPVLALRLEQLGATAVMPLGAPIGTGLGILNPHNIEVIVSRASVPVVLDAGIGTASDAALAMELGCDAVLLATAVTRAQDPVRMATAFRHAVVAGRLARTAGRIPRREHALASSSMEGRAEFL; encoded by the coding sequence ATGACGGAGATCCTGCAGGACCAGAGGCTCGATCCGCTGGTGGTGGACGGCGTGGAGCTGGGCTCCCGGCTCATCATGGGCACGGGAGGGGCACCGAGCCTGGACGGCTTGGGCGCTGCGCTCGTCGCCTCCGGGACCGAGCTCACCACCGTGGCGATGCGCCGGTACAGCCCGGCACAAAGCGGCTCCTTGTTCCAGCTGCTCGTGGACCAGGGGATCCGCGTCCTGCCGAACACAGCCGGATGCTTCACGGCGCGCGACGCCGTGCTCACCGCGGAACTGGCGCGCGAGGCTCTGGAGACGGACTGGGTGAAGCTCGAGGTCATCGCCGATGAGCACACGCTGCTCCCGGATGCCGTGGAGCTCGTGGACGCTACCGAGCAGCTCGTGTCCCGGGGCTTCAAGGTCTTCGCCTACACGAACGACGACCCCGTCCTGGCCCTGCGCCTCGAACAGCTCGGCGCCACGGCCGTGATGCCGCTGGGCGCCCCGATCGGCACGGGGCTGGGCATCCTCAATCCGCACAACATCGAAGTGATCGTCTCCCGGGCGTCCGTTCCCGTCGTGCTCGACGCCGGCATCGGCACCGCCTCGGACGCGGCGCTGGCGATGGAACTGGGCTGTGACGCGGTGTTGCTGGCCACGGCCGTGACTCGTGCACAGGACCCCGTGCGGATGGCGACAGCGTTCCGGCATGCCGTGGTCGCGGGCCGCCTCGCCCGGACCGCAGGCCGCATCCCCCGGCGGGAGCACGCCCTGGCCTCGTCCAGCATGGAGGGCCGGGCCGAGTTCCTCTGA